In a single window of the bacterium genome:
- a CDS encoding HNH endonuclease produces the protein MAESKVLVLNRCFSPIHITSLKRAICMIYMDVAKIVDENFQTFDFESWSELSVAKDESGLGLVDKIIKVPRVIVLQVYDKLPRNTVKLSRHNIFVRDQNTCQYCAKVYPKSELNLDHVVPRVKGGVTSWKNIVCSCIKCNLKKGGRTPSEAGMKLLKQPKAPNWKESLFFSMRKKVYAEWKPFLNVVDYSYWNTELEQT, from the coding sequence ATGGCAGAGTCCAAAGTCTTGGTGTTGAATCGTTGCTTTTCTCCGATTCACATTACGTCTTTAAAACGTGCAATTTGCATGATTTATATGGATGTTGCCAAAATCGTTGATGAGAATTTTCAGACTTTTGATTTTGAGTCTTGGTCAGAGTTGAGTGTTGCAAAGGATGAATCAGGTTTAGGCTTGGTGGATAAAATAATTAAAGTTCCCAGGGTCATTGTTTTACAAGTCTATGATAAATTACCCCGCAATACAGTTAAATTGAGTCGGCATAATATTTTTGTGCGCGATCAAAACACCTGTCAATATTGTGCAAAAGTATATCCTAAGTCAGAACTTAATTTGGATCATGTTGTCCCAAGAGTTAAAGGTGGGGTGACATCTTGGAAAAACATTGTGTGCAGTTGCATCAAATGTAACCTCAAAAAAGGTGGTCGCACTCCCAGTGAAGCGGGAATGAAGTTGCTCAAACAACCCAAAGCACCCAATTGGAAGGAAAGTTTATTTTTTTCAATGCGTAAAAAAGTTTATGCAGAGTGGAAACCTTTTCTCAATGTGGTAGATTACAGTTATTGGAATACAGAACTAGAACAAACTTAG
- the dprA gene encoding DNA-processing protein DprA encodes MQHVYWLAYSLLPGLSLLKKHQLLQQCQNFAGLVEHLKSKQHPNPQIEKIINDLPDLPIEQAKLEMEKLQRHGAWMMSVEDDVYPLSLKQIADPPLVLFGQGVLPQSYQHYFAVVGTRRPSSYGQRVAKSLCRDLSQQGLVLVSGLALGIDSIAHQVCLDLNQSTIAVLGHGLGTCYPKQNEVMMQQILSSGCVLTEYLYDQKPKNYHFPQRNRIVAGLSKGLLLIEGAKKSGASITARLAIENNKDVYAVPGMIDSPTAHTPNLLISQGAKVVLSAQDILEDFDLQLNTKETDQHLSNQSLSSLQKDIISYLSKEEGVFDEVLQTELDVSDQDLLTALVDLEQQGLIERQFNGSWSKV; translated from the coding sequence GTGCAGCATGTATATTGGTTAGCGTATTCATTATTGCCAGGTTTGTCCTTGTTGAAAAAGCATCAGCTTTTACAGCAGTGTCAGAATTTTGCTGGTTTAGTGGAGCATTTAAAAAGCAAACAGCATCCAAATCCGCAAATAGAAAAAATAATAAACGACTTACCCGACTTACCTATAGAGCAAGCCAAGCTTGAAATGGAAAAACTTCAGCGGCATGGGGCATGGATGATGAGTGTTGAAGATGATGTTTACCCTCTGAGTTTAAAACAAATTGCAGATCCACCCTTGGTCTTATTTGGTCAAGGTGTTTTACCCCAATCGTATCAACATTACTTTGCAGTGGTGGGCACCCGGCGCCCATCGAGTTATGGCCAAAGAGTAGCAAAAAGTTTATGCAGAGATTTAAGCCAACAAGGTTTAGTCTTGGTGAGTGGTTTGGCTTTGGGTATAGACAGCATAGCACATCAAGTTTGTCTTGACCTGAATCAATCTACCATTGCAGTCTTAGGGCACGGTTTAGGAACCTGTTATCCCAAACAAAATGAAGTCATGATGCAGCAGATTTTATCTTCAGGTTGTGTGTTGACCGAGTATCTATATGACCAAAAGCCCAAAAATTATCATTTTCCACAAAGAAATAGAATTGTTGCCGGTTTATCAAAAGGCTTGTTGTTGATTGAAGGGGCAAAAAAAAGTGGTGCCAGTATCACGGCAAGATTGGCCATTGAAAACAATAAAGATGTGTATGCAGTGCCCGGAATGATTGATTCGCCAACGGCGCACACGCCCAATTTGCTTATTTCTCAAGGGGCTAAAGTAGTGTTATCAGCGCAAGATATACTGGAAGACTTTGATCTGCAATTGAATACCAAAGAGACCGACCAACATTTGAGCAATCAAAGCCTGAGTAGCTTACAAAAAGATATCATAAGCTACTTGAGTAAAGAAGAAGGCGTTTTTGATGAAGTCTTACAAACAGAGTT
- the ybgF gene encoding tol-pal system protein YbgF, translated as MLIFFSACASKTVAINNLEDAKKMDDLQTQIKILENRLDHVTDQMNVMRDAMETMQVKSEQAKSDYVPLDETQTNATLKVASENFLGVGQLKPVKQAKWTNADLKNKYSRAVKTKAAPTKNKIKKTNKALNLYNSAYKLYQVGEYKTARKSFLDFLNDYPKHTYADNALFWLAESYYNESNCPQALLYYERVLSEYPQENKIPESLYKKTACLIKTSQEDEAKQSLLSLIKTYPGHPSTQKAKKKFLAKLVN; from the coding sequence ATGCTGATTTTCTTCAGTGCGTGTGCATCTAAAACAGTGGCCATCAATAATTTAGAAGATGCAAAGAAAATGGATGACTTGCAAACACAAATAAAAATCTTAGAGAACCGTTTAGATCACGTCACAGATCAAATGAATGTTATGCGTGATGCCATGGAAACCATGCAAGTGAAGTCAGAACAGGCAAAATCGGACTATGTACCATTAGATGAGACACAAACCAATGCAACACTGAAAGTAGCGTCAGAAAATTTTTTAGGTGTGGGTCAGTTAAAACCGGTAAAACAAGCTAAATGGACCAATGCCGACTTAAAAAATAAGTACTCAAGAGCAGTAAAAACAAAAGCAGCACCCACAAAAAATAAGATAAAAAAAACCAACAAAGCCTTAAATTTGTACAATTCAGCTTATAAACTTTATCAAGTCGGTGAGTACAAAACAGCAAGAAAAAGTTTTTTAGATTTTTTAAATGACTATCCCAAACATACCTATGCAGATAATGCCTTGTTTTGGTTGGCAGAGTCTTACTACAATGAAAGCAATTGCCCACAAGCATTACTATACTATGAGCGGGTGTTGAGTGAGTATCCACAAGAAAATAAAATTCCAGAGTCATTGTATAAAAAAACAGCCTGTTTGATCAAAACCTCGCAAGAAGATGAAGCAAAGCAGTCTTTATTAAGCTTAATTAAAACTTATCCAGGGCATCCCAGTACACAAAAAGCCAAGAAAAAATTTTTGGCCAAACTTGTTAACTAA
- a CDS encoding LysM peptidoglycan-binding domain-containing protein, which translates to MRIIVKMMFVCLMFMSFESQAQALNSPIPKQQPSQQEISDQQAESSQQQTTTIPNYSDIEVLGPQGAASSQRPGTLRNIPNQTGEYIIVKGDTLWDICDRLLDNPWYWPKLWKLNTYIENPHLIYPGDKLYFDEGSNRSYPDMGFSNKDEGGRSNQNAYNDPYANNGFSGKTIVYNDGSKMVLRPIFFLAEKNLKIQGHISHALANKRELTESDLVYIKMKQGIAMPKKGDRFYVVEHVSELHARQNTHSGKLYGKIIRKNAVIEVKSVGVNTIEAVIISSDYAIKRDFEFIAYQPQIISFDVATSNKNVKAKILGVTDNQIMIRDGDYVFIDIGEKSQLKPGTILYAVRKGDPLVSVKDNKNMPELTYGKLVLVEVYKNSSMAYVTDVRDALEVGEILKTFVE; encoded by the coding sequence ATGAGAATTATAGTCAAAATGATGTTTGTTTGTCTGATGTTCATGAGTTTTGAATCACAGGCGCAAGCTTTAAACTCTCCCATTCCAAAACAACAACCTTCACAACAAGAAATATCAGATCAGCAAGCTGAAAGTAGTCAGCAGCAAACTACAACAATTCCTAACTATTCAGATATTGAAGTCTTGGGTCCACAAGGAGCGGCGTCCTCACAACGTCCAGGAACTTTACGCAATATTCCCAATCAAACCGGTGAATACATTATTGTGAAAGGCGATACCTTATGGGATATTTGTGATCGATTATTGGATAACCCTTGGTACTGGCCAAAGTTATGGAAACTCAACACCTACATTGAAAACCCACATTTGATTTACCCTGGTGACAAACTTTATTTTGATGAAGGGTCTAACCGTAGTTACCCTGATATGGGTTTTAGCAATAAAGACGAGGGTGGTAGAAGTAATCAGAATGCCTACAATGATCCTTATGCCAACAATGGTTTTTCAGGTAAGACCATTGTATACAACGATGGTTCAAAAATGGTGTTGCGCCCTATTTTTTTCTTGGCAGAAAAAAATTTAAAAATTCAAGGTCATATCAGTCATGCTCTGGCCAATAAAAGAGAGTTAACGGAAAGTGATCTTGTTTACATTAAAATGAAGCAAGGCATAGCTATGCCCAAGAAGGGGGATCGTTTTTACGTGGTGGAACATGTTTCCGAGCTGCATGCGCGGCAAAATACCCACTCAGGGAAATTGTATGGAAAAATTATACGCAAGAACGCGGTTATTGAAGTCAAGTCTGTTGGGGTCAACACTATTGAGGCTGTTATTATCAGCAGTGATTATGCCATTAAGCGTGATTTTGAATTTATTGCCTACCAACCACAAATTATCAGTTTTGATGTTGCAACAAGTAATAAAAATGTAAAAGCAAAAATACTAGGTGTCACCGATAACCAAATTATGATTCGTGATGGCGATTATGTGTTTATTGATATCGGTGAAAAAAGCCAATTAAAACCGGGAACCATTTTGTATGCGGTAAGAAAGGGAGATCCTTTGGTATCAGTAAAAGACAATAAAAACATGCCTGAGTTAACTTATGGCAAGCTGGTTTTGGTTGAAGTCTATAAAAACAGCTCTATGGCTTACGTCACCGATGTTCGAGATGCGCTAGAAGTGGGCGAAATTTTAAAAACTTTTGTAGAGTAA